From Carya illinoinensis cultivar Pawnee chromosome 5, C.illinoinensisPawnee_v1, whole genome shotgun sequence, one genomic window encodes:
- the LOC122311173 gene encoding protein SHI RELATED SEQUENCE 1-like: MMMRQGGGGGGIGGSRCQDCGNQAKKECEYMRCRTCCRNKGFQCQTHVKSTWVPLYRRHQRQQQLAAVLPQHLRGHNPKRHRQITSSGSDEANFPAEVHTVATFSCIRVSSVDDAVAEYAYQTSVEIGGHVFKGMLYDQGPESRYAAGESSSLSLQPVNAAALAPVTTINSATAEPLHLPICPFPFTANFMPGTQFLQRPTS; encoded by the exons ATGATGATGAGGCaagggggaggaggaggaggaatagGGGGTTCAAGGTGCCAAGACTGCGGGAACCAAGCCAAGAAGGAGTGTGAGTATATGAGGTGCAGGACTTGCTGTAGGAACAAAGGGTTTCAGTGCCAAACCCACGTTAAGAGTACTTGGGTCCCTCTGTATAGGAGGCACCAGAGGCAGCAACAGCTTGCAGCTGTTCTTCCACAGCACCTTCGAGGACATAACCCTAAAAGGCACAGACAAATCACATCTTCAG GGTCAGATGAAGCAAATTTTCCAGCCGAAGTGCACACCGTGGCTACATTCTCTTGCATCCGGGTGAGTTCTGTGGACGATGCAGTTGCTGAATATGCATATCAGACTAGTGTGGAAATTGGAGGGCATGTATTTAAGGGCATGCTCTATGATCAAGGCCCTGAAAGTCGTTACGCTGCAGGAGAGAGCTCCTCCCTTTCACTTCAGCCTGTAAATGCTGCTGCCCTAGCGCCTGTCACTACCATTAATTCAGCTACTGCAGAACCATTACATCTTCCAATATGTCCCTTTCCCTTTACTGCTAATTTCATGCCCGGTACGCAATTTCTTCAGCGCCCAACATCTTAG
- the LOC122308919 gene encoding coatomer subunit alpha-1 produces the protein MLTKFETKSNRVKGLSFHSKRPWILASLHSGVIQLWDYRMGTLIDRFDEHDGPVRGVHFHKSQPLFVSGGDDYKIKVWNYKLHRCLFTLLGHLDYIRTVQFHHEYPWIVSASDDQTIRIWNWQSRTCISVLTGHNHYVMCASFHLKEDLVVSASLDQTVRVWDIGALRKKTVSPADDILRLSQMNTDLFGGVDAVVKYVLEGHDRGVNWAAFHPTLPLIVSGADDRQVKLWRMNDTKAWEVDTLRGHMNNVSCVMFHAKQDIIVSNSEDKSIRVWDVTKRTGVQTFRREHDRFWILASHPEMNLLAAGHDSGMIVFKLERERPAFAVSGDSLFYTKDRFLRFYEFSTQRDTQVIPIRRPGSTSLNQSPRTLSYSPTENAVLICSDVDGGSYELYVIPKDSIARGDSLQDAKKGAGGSAVFVARNRFTVLDKSSNQVLVKNLKNEIVKKSGLPIAADAVFYAGTGNLLCRAEDRVIIFDLQQRIVLGDLQTPFIKYVVWSHDMESVALLSKHAIIIANKKLVHQCTLHETIRVKSGAWDDNGVFIYTTLNHIKYCLPNGDSGIIRTLDVPIYITKVSGNTIFCLDRDGKSRSIVIDATEYIFKLSLLKKRYDHVMSMIRNSQLCGEAMIAYLQQKGFPDVALHFVKDERTRFNLALESGNIQIAVASATAIDEKDYWYRLGVEALRQGNAGIVEYAYQRTKNFERLSFLYLITGNNEKLSKMLKIAEVKNDVMGQFHNALYLGDVRERVKILENVGHLPLAYITASVHGLQDVAERLAAELGDNAPALPEGKTASLLMPPPPVICSGDWPLLRVMKGIFEGGLDNVGRGAADEDEEAADGDWGEELDVVDVDGLQNGDVTAILEDGEVAEENEEEGGWDLEDLELPPEADTPKASANARSSVFVAPTPGMPVSQIWTQRSSLAAEHAAAGNFDTAMRLLSRQLGIKNFAPLRPMFLDLHTGSHTYLRAFSSAPVISLAVERGWNESASPNVRGPPALVFNFSQLEEKLKAGYKATTAGKFTEALRLFVSILHTIPLVVVESRREVDEVKELVIIVKEYVLGLQMELKRREIKDNPVRQQELAAYFTHCNLQLPHLRLALLNAMTVCYKTKNLATAANFARRLLETNPTVESQAKTARQVLQAAERNMKDVSQLNYDFRNPFVICGATYVPIYRGQKDVSCPFCSSRFVPSQEGQLCTVCDLAVVGADASGLLCSPSQIR, from the exons ATGCTGACGAAGTTCGAGACGAAGAGTAATAGAGTGAAGGGACTAAGTTTCCACAGCAAAAGGCCTTGGATCCTCGCGAGTCTCCACAGCGGCGTGATCCAGCTATGGGACTACCGGATGGGGACTCTGATCGACAGGTTCGACGAGCATGATGGGCCTGTTCGGGGCGTTCATTTCCACAAATCTCAGCCCCTATTCGTGTCTGGAG GGGATGACTACAAGATTAAAGTTTGGAACTACAAGTTGCACAGGTGTCTTTTCACTCTTCTTGGACATCTAGATTATATTCGCACAGTGCAGTTTCACCATGAATATCCATGGATCGTGAGTGCCAGTGATGATCAGACTATTCGTATTTGGAATTGGCAGTCACGCACTTGTATATCTGTTTTGACGGGCCACAATCACTATGTTATGTGTGCCTCATTCCACCTTAAAGAAGACCTTGTTGTGTCAGCCTCCCTTGATCAGACTGTTCGAGTCTGGGATATTGGTGCCCTCAGAAAGAAGACAGTATCCCCTGCAGATGACATATTGCGGTTGAGTCAGATGAACACTGATCTTTTTGGTGGTGTTGATGCAGTTGTTAAGTATGTCTTGGAAGGCCATGACCGTGGGGTCAACTGGGCTGCATTTCATCCCACCCTGCCTCTGATTGTGTCAGGAGCTGATGATCGCCAAGTGAAACTATGGCGGATGAATG ATACGAAGGCTTGGGAAGTGGACACACTGAGAGGGCACATGAATAACGTTTCATGTGTTATGTTTCATGCCAAACAGGACATAATTGTATCCAACTCAGAGGACAAAAGCATACGCGTGTGGGATGTAACAAAGAGAACTGGGGTTCAGACATTCCGTCGGGAGCATGATCGATTTTGGATTCTTGCATCTCACCCTGAGATGAATCTGTTGGCTGCAGGTCATGACAGTGGTATGATTGTCTTCAAGTTGGAGAGAGAACGACCCGCCTTTGCAGTGAGTGGCGATTCTCTGTTCTACACCAAAGATCGCTTTTTACGATTCTATGAGTTTTCAACTCAGCGTGACACGCAAGTGATTCCAATTCGAAGGCCTGGTTCTACTAGCCTGAACCAGAGTCCCAGAACTCTTTCTTACAGTCCAACTGAAAATGCTGTTCTTATATGCTCGGATGTTGATGGTGGATCTTATGAGTTGTATGTCATACCCAAAGATAGCATTGCTAGGGGTGACAGTCTGCAAGATGCAAAGAAAGGTGCTGGAGGTTCAGCCGTATTTGTGGCTCGGAATAGGTTTACTGTGCTTGACAAGAGCAGTAATCAAGTCTTAGTCAAGAATCTGAAAAATGAGATTGTGAAAAAGAGTGGCCTCCCCATAGCTGCGGATGCAGTTTTTTATGCTGGAACAGGTAACTTGCTGTGTAGGGCTGAGGATAGAGTCATTATATTTGATCTTCAGCAGAGGATTGTTCTTGGTGATCTTCAAACCCCTTTCATCAAGTATGTCGTTTGGTCTCATGACATGGAGAGTGTTGCTCTACTCAGCAAGCATGCCATTATCATTGCTAACAAGAAGCTTGTCCACCAGTGCACTCTTCACGAAACAATCCGCGTAAAGAGTGGTGCCTGGGATGATAATGGTGTTTTCATCTACACGACTCTAAATCACATAAAATACTGTCTGCCAAATGGAGATAGTGGGATAATCAGAACTCTTGATGTCCCAATATACATCACAAAGGTTTCTGGGAATACTATCTTTTGCTTGGACCGTGATGGAAAAAGCAGGTCTATAGTCATTGATGCGACGGAATATATTTTCAAGCTGTCCCTTTTGAAAAAGAGATATGACCATGTTATGAGCATGATAAGGAACTCGCAGCTTTGTGGGGAGGCTATGATTGCTTATCTGCAGCAGAAGGGTTTCCCCGATGTGGCTCTCCATTTTGTGAAAGATGAGAGAACAAGGTTCAATTTGGCTTTAGAGAGTGGGAACATCCAAATTGCAGTTGCGTCAGCTACAGCAATTGATGAGAAAGACTACTGGTATAGATTGGGAGTGGAGGCTCTCCGCCAGGGAAATGCTGGTATTGTGGAATATGCCTACCAGAGGACCAAGAATTTTGAAAGACTATCTTTTCTTTATCTCATTACTGGTAATAATGAAAAGCTGTCTAAGATGCTGAAAATTGCTGAAGTTAAGAATGATGTCATGGGTCAATTTCATAATGCTCTATATCTAGGTGATGTCCGAGAACGTGTTAAAATCTTGGAGAATGTTGGTCACTTGCCGCTTGCTTACATCACAGCTTCGGTCCATGGACTACAGGATGTTGCTGAACGTCTAGCAGCTGAGTTGGGAGATAATGCTCCTGCTTTGCCGGAGGGAAAAACAGCCTCCCTCCTGATGCCTCCCCCACCTGTTATCTGCAGTGGCGATTGGCCCCTTCTGAGAGTAATGAAAGGCATATTTGAAGGGGGGTTGGATAATGTTGGTAGGGGAGCTGCTGATGAAGATGAAGAGGCTGCTGATGGTGATTGGGGTGAGGAGCTGGACGTGGTTGATGTTGATGGCTTGCAGAATGGGGATGTCACTGCAATTTTGGAGGATGGAGAGGTGGCTGAAGAGAATGAGGAAGAGGGAGGATGGGACCTAGAAGATTTGGAACTCCCCCCTGAAGCAGACACTCCAAAGGCATCTGCCAATGCTCGCTCTTCAGTTTTTGTGGCCCCAACTCCTGGCATGCCTGTAAGCCAGATTTGGACCCAGAGGTCGTCACTTGCTGCTGAACATGCAGCTGCTGGCAATTTTGATACAGCAATGCGGTTGCTGAGCAGGCAACTTGGAATAAAAAACTTTGCTCCATTGAGACCCATGTTTCTTGATCTTCACACTGGCAGTCATACCTATTTGCGTGCATTTTCGTCTGCTCCGGTGATATCTCTGGCAGTTGAAAGAGGATGGAATGAATCTGCTAGCCCAAATGTCAGGGGTCCACCTGCACTTGTGTTCAATTTCTCCCAGTTGGAAGAGAAGCTCAAGGCGGGTTACAAGGCCACGACGGCTGGAAAGTTCACTGAGGCTCTTCGGCTTTTTGTTAGCATTCTTCATACCATTCCTCTTGTTGTTGTTGAGTCAAGGAGGGAAGTCGATGAGGTCAAGGAGTTGGTCATTATAGTGAAAGAGTATGTTTTGGGTTTGCAAATGGAGCTTAAGAGGAGGGAAATCAAAGACAATCCAGTACGCCAGCAAGAGCTTGCTGCCTATTTCACTCACTGCAACCTTCAACTGCCTCACTTAAGGCTTGCCTTGCTTAACGCAATGACTGTTTGCTACAAGACAAAGAATCTTGCCACAGCAGCTAACTTTGCCAGACGGCTTCTAGAGACCAATCCCACCGTTGAGAGCCAAGCAAAGACAGCCAGGCAAGTGCTGCAGGCTGCTGAGAGGAATATGAAAGATGTTTCCCAGTTGAACTATGATTTCAGAAACCCGTTTGTGATATGTGGAGCTACGTATGTCCCAATTTACCGAGGACAAAAGGATGTTTCTTGCCCATTCTGTAGTTCACGGTTTGTGCCAAGCCAGGAAGGGCAGCTTTGTACCGTTTGTGACCTTGCAGTTGTTGGAGCAGATGCTTCTGGGTTGCTTTGTTCTCCCTCTCAGATACGATGA